A stretch of [Chlorobium] sp. 445 DNA encodes these proteins:
- a CDS encoding dihydroorotate dehydrogenase B catalytic subunit — MTNSLLEKKAAKARETQTPNDANRPCAVSLGRGLDLKNPVMLASGTASYGEELAALTDLNALGGLVTKAISLEVREGNLPQRIVETPAGMLNAIGLANVGIEAFIAEKLPFLRSLNLAVVVNIVGKSIEEYCEVVRRLDAEDGIHGYEINLSCPNVKGECIIFGVDAGATYEMTTELRKITQRHLMIKLTPNVTSIAHIAQAAERGGADSVSLINTLVGMAVDYQTRKPKLRNITGGLSGPAIKPIALAKVWEVYQAVSIPIVGMGGITSFEDAMEFFLVGAHAVQIGTMNFVKPNIGETLARHIEAHFANADYTFSEYIGSLNTA; from the coding sequence ATGACTAACTCACTGCTTGAAAAAAAAGCGGCGAAAGCACGTGAAACCCAAACACCCAACGATGCCAATCGACCTTGCGCTGTGTCGCTTGGTAGAGGATTGGACTTAAAAAATCCAGTGATGCTTGCTTCAGGTACAGCGTCTTACGGCGAAGAACTTGCTGCACTCACCGACCTGAATGCGCTGGGCGGCTTGGTCACAAAAGCCATATCGCTGGAAGTGCGTGAAGGCAATCTACCGCAGCGCATCGTGGAAACTCCAGCGGGTATGCTCAATGCAATCGGACTGGCTAATGTGGGCATTGAAGCGTTTATCGCAGAGAAATTGCCATTTCTGCGCTCGCTGAACCTTGCCGTTGTGGTTAATATCGTGGGTAAATCCATTGAAGAGTATTGCGAAGTGGTGCGCCGCTTGGATGCTGAAGATGGCATTCACGGCTATGAAATCAACCTCTCGTGCCCTAATGTGAAAGGAGAGTGTATCATTTTCGGCGTGGATGCAGGCGCCACATATGAAATGACGACGGAACTGCGCAAAATCACGCAGCGACATTTGATGATAAAACTCACGCCAAATGTAACCTCAATCGCTCACATTGCACAAGCTGCCGAACGCGGTGGAGCAGATTCTGTTTCACTTATCAATACACTCGTAGGTATGGCGGTCGATTATCAAACGCGCAAACCTAAACTCAGAAACATCACAGGCGGACTGTCAGGACCAGCTATCAAGCCGATTGCCCTGGCGAAAGTGTGGGAAGTCTATCAAGCCGTGAGTATTCCAATTGTTGGAATGGGAGGCATTACAAGTTTTGAAGATGCTATGGAATTTTTTTTGGTTGGCGCACATGCTGTACAGATTGGCACAATGAATTTTGTCAAACCTAACATCGGTGAAACCCTCGCACGCCATATCGAAGCACATTTTGCCAATGCCGACTACACTTTTTCTGAATACATCGGCAGTCTAAATACTGCGTAA
- a CDS encoding molecular chaperone DnaK, with the protein MGKIIGIDLGTTNSCVAVMQGNEPVVIANSEGYRTTPSVVGFTKTGERVVGHPAKRQAITNPKNTVYSIKRFMGRGYAEVTEEIKMVPYEVINEGGQARVRISGKVYSPQEISAMILQKMKQTAEDYLGEKVTEAVITVPAYFNDAQRQATKDAGKIAGLEVKRILNEPTAAALAYGLDKKKANEKVAVFDLGGGTFDISILELGDGVFEVRSTDGDTHLGGDDFDQRLIDYLADEFKKQEGIDLRKDPMALQRLKEAAEKAKIELSSRTDTEVNLPFITATQDGPKHLVMNISRAKFEALCADLFERMLEPCRRAMKNAKLDIADIDEVVLVGGSTRIPKVQDMVRDFFKKEPNKSVNPDEVVAIGAAIQGGVLKGDIKDVLLLDVTPLSLGIETLGGVMTKLIEANTTIPTRKSEVFSTASDNQSSVEIHILQGERPMAVDNKTLGRFILDGIPPAPRGVPQIEVTFDIDANGILNVSAKDKATGREQKIRIEASGKLSEAEIQKMREDAKAHAEEDRRRKEEADTKNAADALIFSTERQIKDLGDKIPAQDLSRLNAAVDALKDAQKGGNITSIKSAMDNLTRIWQEVSTKLYQGSAASSMNNSGGSKQPSGDGEVKNADFEIVDDK; encoded by the coding sequence ATGGGAAAAATCATTGGTATTGACTTGGGCACTACGAACTCCTGCGTTGCCGTGATGCAAGGCAATGAGCCGGTCGTGATTGCCAACTCAGAGGGCTACCGCACCACACCATCTGTTGTTGGTTTCACGAAAACTGGTGAGCGCGTCGTAGGTCACCCTGCCAAACGTCAAGCGATTACGAACCCTAAGAATACAGTTTATTCCATCAAGCGCTTTATGGGTCGCGGTTATGCAGAGGTTACCGAAGAGATTAAGATGGTGCCTTACGAAGTGATCAATGAAGGTGGTCAAGCGCGTGTGCGCATTTCGGGCAAAGTCTATTCGCCACAGGAAATTTCGGCGATGATTCTGCAAAAGATGAAACAGACTGCAGAAGACTATCTTGGTGAAAAAGTTACCGAAGCTGTTATCACGGTACCTGCATACTTCAATGATGCACAGCGTCAAGCCACAAAAGACGCTGGTAAGATCGCTGGCTTGGAAGTCAAGCGCATTTTGAACGAGCCAACTGCTGCCGCACTTGCCTATGGTCTTGACAAAAAGAAAGCCAATGAAAAGGTCGCTGTGTTTGACTTAGGTGGTGGTACTTTCGATATCTCTATTCTTGAACTTGGCGATGGTGTCTTTGAGGTGCGTTCGACGGACGGTGATACACACCTTGGTGGTGATGACTTCGACCAACGCTTGATTGACTATCTGGCTGACGAATTCAAAAAGCAAGAAGGTATTGACCTGCGCAAAGACCCGATGGCGCTGCAACGTCTTAAAGAAGCAGCCGAGAAAGCCAAAATTGAACTCTCATCGCGCACGGATACAGAGGTCAACTTGCCGTTCATCACAGCTACACAAGATGGTCCGAAGCATTTGGTGATGAACATTAGCCGTGCAAAGTTTGAAGCCCTTTGTGCAGATCTCTTTGAGCGCATGCTTGAGCCGTGCCGTCGCGCCATGAAGAATGCCAAACTCGATATTGCCGACATTGATGAGGTTGTGCTGGTTGGTGGCTCTACGCGTATTCCAAAAGTACAGGACATGGTGCGCGACTTCTTCAAGAAGGAGCCGAACAAGAGCGTGAATCCTGACGAGGTTGTAGCAATTGGCGCAGCTATCCAAGGTGGTGTGCTCAAAGGCGATATCAAGGATGTGTTGCTGCTCGACGTCACCCCGCTTTCGCTGGGTATTGAGACACTTGGCGGCGTGATGACGAAGCTTATCGAAGCCAATACGACCATTCCAACACGCAAGTCAGAAGTGTTCTCGACGGCATCTGACAATCAATCGTCCGTAGAGATTCACATTCTGCAAGGTGAGCGTCCGATGGCTGTTGATAACAAAACGCTTGGTCGTTTCATCTTAGACGGCATTCCGCCAGCACCGCGCGGTGTACCTCAAATTGAGGTAACTTTTGATATCGATGCCAACGGTATTCTCAATGTCTCTGCTAAGGACAAAGCTACAGGTCGCGAGCAGAAGATTCGCATTGAAGCCAGTGGCAAGCTCTCTGAAGCAGAGATTCAAAAGATGCGCGAAGATGCGAAGGCACATGCCGAAGAAGACCGTCGCCGCAAGGAAGAAGCCGATACAAAGAATGCTGCCGACGCCTTGATTTTCTCAACTGAGCGCCAGATTAAAGACTTGGGCGATAAGATTCCTGCTCAAGACCTCTCACGTCTGAATGCTGCAGTGGATGCCCTCAAAGACGCACAAAAGGGCGGCAATATCACCAGCATTAAGAGCGCTATGGATAACCTAACCAGAATCTGGCAAGAGGTTTCCACGAAACTCTATCAAGGCTCAGCCGCAAGCAGCATGAACAACTCTGGCGGGAGTAAGCAGCCAAGCGGTGATGGTGAGGTCAAAAACGCTGACTTTGAAATCGTTGACGATAAGTAA
- a CDS encoding heat-shock protein Hsp20, producing the protein MLVKFNQNPFATIDRVFDEVFKSTMPSLPTMFDASAFRVDISEDDKAIYIEADLPGVKKEDLKVTIEDNLLTIRAERRAETTENKKNFYRTERVFGSLTRSFTMGENINAEAIEAHFADGVLKLTLPKVEPVVKAKEIAIK; encoded by the coding sequence ATGTTGGTCAAATTCAATCAAAACCCGTTTGCCACTATCGATCGCGTCTTTGATGAAGTCTTTAAGAGCACCATGCCATCGCTGCCCACTATGTTTGACGCATCGGCATTTCGTGTAGATATTTCAGAAGATGACAAAGCCATCTACATTGAAGCCGATTTACCGGGCGTCAAGAAAGAGGATTTGAAGGTTACAATCGAGGATAATCTGCTCACGATTCGTGCTGAACGCCGCGCAGAAACGACAGAAAACAAGAAGAACTTCTATCGTACAGAGCGTGTGTTTGGGTCGCTGACACGGAGTTTCACGATGGGCGAAAATATCAATGCTGAAGCAATTGAAGCGCATTTTGCTGATGGCGTCCTGAAACTGACGCTTCCAAAGGTCGAACCTGTTGTCAAAGCTAAAGAAATTGCAATTAAGTAA
- a CDS encoding reaction center protein — protein MPLNKSGNAVHKIDKYFIHSAKRDERGRLKLTISSAAGYGRINATPEFKRKIMDGTAQLVVLSSNEDIAVPVNDTVMLNEERYNMNYDGRGVQWTVREIQVFVNPNNNELSVEVNGKVYTLDEFFK, from the coding sequence ATGCCACTCAATAAATCAGGCAATGCTGTTCATAAGATTGACAAATACTTCATTCACTCTGCCAAGCGCGATGAACGCGGTCGCCTGAAACTCACAATTTCCTCAGCTGCAGGATATGGCCGCATCAACGCGACCCCTGAGTTCAAGCGCAAGATTATGGATGGCACCGCCCAACTTGTTGTGCTATCGAGCAATGAGGATATCGCTGTGCCTGTCAATGACACCGTGATGCTTAACGAAGAGCGCTACAATATGAACTACGATGGGCGCGGCGTGCAATGGACGGTCCGAGAAATTCAAGTATTTGTCAATCCGAACAATAATGAACTTTCCGTTGAAGTCAACGGTAAGGTCTATACGCTGGACGAATTTTTCAAGTAG
- a CDS encoding succinate-semialdehyde dehydrogenase (in Escherichia coli this enzyme appears to be an NAD+/NADP+-dependent succinate semialdehyde dehydrogenase) produces the protein MLESINPLNEERLQTYSEHTPAELEGALHRAERAFQSWRKTSIAERANLLKNASIVLQRNVERYAELITHEMGKPITQSRAEIEKCAINCAYFADHAEEFLRPEMVETDAKKSYVAFEPLGVVLAIMPWNFPFWQVFRCAAPTLAAGNTLVLKHAPTTTSCALAAEEVFREAGFPEGVYQTLLIAAQHVPERISMLIEHRIVKAVTLTGSTNAGKFVAAKAGVMLKKSVLELGGSDPYIILDDADLDLAVETCVNSRCINTGQSCISAKRFIVLESVRKKFEEAFVERMRAKRVGDPMSGVDLGPLARQDLREKLHQQVVQSQNKGAELLLGGTLPEGKGFFYPPTVLSAVRKGMPAFDEELFGPVAAIISAKDEAEALALANDTCYGLGAAIFTRDLERGERLAREVEAGNCFINAMVKSDPRLPFGGIKESGFGRELSRIGMHEFVNIKTVFVK, from the coding sequence ATGCTTGAATCCATTAATCCTCTGAATGAGGAGCGCTTGCAAACGTATTCAGAGCATACACCAGCTGAATTAGAAGGTGCGCTGCATCGTGCAGAGCGCGCCTTCCAGAGTTGGAGGAAAACGTCGATTGCAGAGCGCGCAAACCTGTTGAAAAACGCTAGCATCGTGTTGCAGCGCAACGTGGAGCGTTATGCTGAACTCATTACGCATGAGATGGGAAAGCCAATCACCCAAAGCCGTGCAGAAATTGAAAAATGTGCTATTAACTGTGCTTACTTTGCAGACCATGCCGAAGAGTTTTTGCGCCCTGAAATGGTAGAGACCGATGCAAAGAAAAGTTATGTAGCGTTTGAACCATTGGGCGTGGTGCTAGCCATCATGCCGTGGAACTTTCCATTTTGGCAAGTCTTTCGCTGTGCTGCACCGACACTTGCTGCAGGCAATACGCTCGTGCTCAAACATGCTCCCACAACAACAAGCTGCGCACTTGCTGCTGAAGAAGTCTTCAGGGAAGCAGGATTCCCCGAAGGGGTCTATCAAACCTTGCTAATTGCAGCGCAGCATGTACCAGAGCGCATCTCCATGCTAATTGAACATCGTATTGTCAAAGCCGTAACCCTGACGGGCAGTACAAATGCAGGAAAGTTCGTTGCTGCAAAAGCTGGTGTCATGCTCAAAAAAAGTGTGTTAGAACTCGGCGGTAGCGATCCCTACATCATTTTGGATGATGCGGATCTTGACCTTGCTGTTGAGACATGTGTCAATTCTCGATGCATCAATACAGGGCAAAGTTGCATTTCAGCAAAGCGGTTTATTGTCTTGGAAAGTGTTCGCAAAAAATTTGAAGAAGCATTCGTTGAAAGAATGAGAGCTAAGCGCGTGGGTGATCCGATGAGCGGCGTCGATCTGGGACCATTGGCACGACAGGATTTACGCGAGAAATTGCATCAGCAAGTTGTGCAGAGTCAGAACAAAGGTGCAGAGCTTTTGTTAGGTGGCACATTGCCTGAAGGCAAAGGCTTTTTCTACCCGCCAACAGTGTTGAGTGCAGTTAGAAAAGGTATGCCGGCATTTGACGAAGAACTGTTTGGTCCTGTAGCGGCTATCATCTCAGCAAAAGATGAGGCGGAGGCACTTGCGCTAGCAAATGACACCTGTTATGGTTTAGGCGCTGCAATTTTCACGCGCGATCTTGAACGTGGCGAAAGACTGGCAAGAGAAGTTGAAGCAGGCAATTGTTTTATCAATGCGATGGTCAAGTCAGACCCACGCCTGCCTTTTGGCGGCATCAAAGAATCGGGCTTCGGACGTGAACTCTCCCGCATTGGCATGCACGAGTTTGTCAATATCAAAACCGTGTTTGTCAAATAG
- a CDS encoding nuclease: MLQLHAIQSNLSDFAARLRDRALEKKRTIAPIYDALRTQPHLCSRYEESMISHKVAPIPIEEPALKKGLPERPASLTLCATDGSQIFPDRHLNADFFLLNISRIVFYIGTPQKPILQSYAQLYDVYQFEQDLTAENEDEPLISSEFVSALRQEEELRHLLDAASHARQEKNPLLALIDGTLICWHLKRLKPQTLQDAFTERYVKLLEEFRQQHLAVASYISFPSSKEVVNLLQALLRPEMTAAQVECPKNLDDAEFFAGYLSKGERSAIFASRSESLKYYDDSDRIYFFYLHTGREIARIEFPKWCYNLDMIDFIHATLFDDLEKGGGYPMTLTEAHEQAVVKSSEQEEFYRLLERLCMAKGYRLNYSAKSLSKRIAKL, encoded by the coding sequence ATGCTGCAACTTCATGCCATTCAAAGTAATCTTTCTGATTTTGCTGCGCGGCTACGAGACCGTGCTTTAGAAAAAAAGCGTACAATCGCGCCTATCTATGATGCGCTTCGCACACAGCCTCACTTGTGCTCACGCTATGAAGAAAGCATGATCTCGCACAAAGTCGCACCGATTCCTATTGAGGAACCTGCGCTGAAAAAAGGCTTGCCTGAGCGACCAGCATCGCTTACTCTTTGCGCAACTGACGGCTCACAGATTTTTCCCGATCGGCATCTCAACGCTGACTTTTTTCTGCTCAATATCAGTCGAATTGTCTTTTACATTGGAACACCTCAAAAGCCAATACTGCAAAGCTATGCACAACTCTACGATGTCTATCAATTCGAGCAAGACCTTACAGCTGAAAACGAGGATGAGCCGTTAATCTCATCTGAGTTTGTCTCCGCACTACGCCAAGAAGAAGAGTTGCGTCATCTGCTAGATGCTGCAAGCCATGCTCGGCAAGAGAAAAATCCGCTGCTTGCACTCATCGATGGCACCCTCATCTGCTGGCATCTCAAACGCCTCAAGCCACAGACGTTGCAAGATGCTTTCACAGAGCGATATGTTAAGCTATTAGAAGAGTTTCGACAGCAACATCTTGCCGTGGCAAGTTACATCAGTTTCCCGAGCAGTAAGGAAGTGGTAAATTTGTTGCAAGCCTTACTTCGTCCCGAGATGACAGCAGCACAAGTAGAGTGCCCTAAAAATCTTGATGATGCAGAGTTTTTCGCAGGCTATCTCTCAAAGGGCGAACGCTCTGCTATCTTTGCTAGCCGCTCCGAGTCACTGAAGTATTATGACGACTCAGATAGGATTTATTTTTTCTATCTTCACACAGGGCGAGAAATCGCACGCATTGAATTTCCTAAGTGGTGCTACAACCTTGATATGATTGATTTCATTCATGCAACACTTTTTGACGACTTAGAAAAAGGCGGTGGCTACCCCATGACGCTGACTGAAGCACACGAGCAAGCGGTTGTCAAGTCGTCGGAGCAAGAAGAATTTTATCGTCTCCTCGAGCGGCTCTGCATGGCAAAAGGCTATAGACTTAATTATTCAGCTAAAAGCCTCTCAAAGAGAATTGCCAAACTCTAA